A single genomic interval of Salvelinus namaycush isolate Seneca chromosome 41, SaNama_1.0, whole genome shotgun sequence harbors:
- the LOC120034582 gene encoding uncharacterized protein LOC120034582 isoform X2: MSTAATPTTPSQLTSDQLTVIVAAFSGLVFFVVIVVLLSIYRKEPHCCKDTHGDMDAPPQYYSSRQTLVGNPCLEQTHDNTHSQSGQLFLIGLPSSYRLPTLESPLPRLPSYESVRKKDRQRQIHMMIADRFGLNGSILTEPPPTYEESICHSIEVPFDILGSVIDAPHPQNIYPPHPGTELTTQSESLSTVSKMMQCFHFIVEPVKNITAKLKESRKREKNDKREPLEENQLFIVELARDLNRVCQRSEVLGNIWKLEDIWPTPLCRAFILEWASLLESKKRPMQSDGWPEESEWREQDLFSENEMENAKRTIINWTKDLRAQPEQSVWPGEAVAQVLEDLQAAWRSRNMPNLLTAMELLMWVLLTQGLDKEAIPQQWLIWKQRTQKIGAARYIPHSVWDWISNAAVEISLDLDTANPDLLISNDEKKMRCGFERKDVPNYHQRFDGWWCATGVEGFNSGRHYWEVEVGERDFRLGVAKESALRKGFKSLNTDTGYLTLRLERGTELKALTVPFTALPPGLIPRKVAVYLDYDQGQLSFYDVDSRSHIYTYNESFNEKLFPLFGTTEIIKDLVIKSPGSKAYCLCPSLCLWG, encoded by the exons ATGTCCACCGCTGCAACTCCAACCACCCCCTCTCAGTTAACATCGGATCAACTCACGGTCATTGTGGCAGCAT TTTCAGGTCTGGTGTTCTTTGTGGTGATCGTGGTGCTGCTGTCCATATACCGGAAAGAACCTCACTGCTGCAAGGACACCCATGGAGACATG GATGCCCCTCCTCAGTACTACAGCAGCAGACAGACACTGGTGGGAAACCCCTGTCTGGAACAGACTCACgacaacacacactcacag TCAGGGCAGCTGTTCCTTATCGGCCTGCCCTCCAGCTACCGCCTGCCTACCCTGGAGTCGCCCCTCCCCAGGCTGCCCTCCTACGAGAGTGTCAGGAAGAAGGACCGCCAGAGACAGATACACATGATGATCGCTGACCGTTTCGGCCTCAACGGCTCCATCCTGACTGAG CCCCCTCCAACGTATGAGGAGAGCATCTGCCACTCCATTGAAGTACCCTTTGACATTCTGGGGTCTGTAATAGACGCTCCTCATCCCCAGAACATTTACCCTCCACACCCTGGCACAGAACTTACCACTCAGTCAGAG AGTCTCAGCACAGTTTCCAAGATGATGCAGTGTTTCCACTTTATAGTCGAGCCGGTCAAGAACATCACAGCCAAGCTTAAG GAATCTCGCAAGAGGGAAAAGAATGATAAGAGAGAGCCACTGGAAGAGAATCAGCTGTTTATAGTGGAGCTGGCTAGAGACCTCAATCGAGTGTGCCAG AGGTCTGAGGTGCTGGGGAACATCTGGAAACTAGAGGACATCTggcccactcctctttgcagggCCTTCATCCTGGAGTGGGCGTCTCTGCTGGAGAGCAAG AAGAGGCCCATGCAGTCGGATGGCTGGCCAGAGGAGAGCGAGTGGAGGGAGCAGGACCTGTTCAGTGAGAATGAGATGGAGAACGCTAAGAGGACCATCATCAACTGGACCAAGGACCTGAGAGCCCAACCTGAGCAAAGTGTGTGGCCTGGGGAGGCTGTGGCTCAAGTTCTGGAGGACCTCCAGGCTGCATGGAGGAGTCGCAACATGCCCAACCTCCTGACAGCCATGGAACTGCTCATGTGGGTCTTACTGACACAGGGCCTGGACAAG GAAGCCATCCCTCAACAGTGGCTCATATGGAAGCAGAGGACTCAGAAGATAGGTGCTGCCCGCTACATTCCTCACTCAG TATGGGACTGGATCTCTAATGCAGCAGTGGAGATTTCCCTTGACCTGGACACGGCCAACCCTGACCTGCTGATCTCCAACGACGAGAAGAAGATGCGCTGCGGCTTCGAGAGAAAGGATGTGCCAAACTACCACCAGCGCTTCGATGGCTGGTGGTGCGCCACAGGGGTGGAGGGTTTCAACTCTGGCCGCCACTActgggaggtggaggtgggggagCGGGACTTTCGGCTGGGTGTGGCCAAGGAGTCAGCCCTGAGGAAGGGCTTCAAGTCCCTGAACACAGACACGGGCTACCTGACCCTGCGCCTGGAGAGGGGCACGGAGCTCAAGGCCCTGACTGTGCCCTTCACTGCCCTGCCGCCTGGTCTCATCCCCCGCAAGGTGGCCGTCTACCTGGACTACGACCAGGGCCAGCTGTCCTTCTACGACGTAGACAGCCGCTCCCACATCTACACCTACAATGAGAGCTTCAACGAGAAGCTGTTCCCTCTGTTCGGCACGACGGAGATCATTAAGGACCTGGTGATCAAGTCCCCTGGGAGCAAGGCCTATTGCCTCTGTCCCTCCCTGTGCCTGTGGGGCTGA
- the LOC120034582 gene encoding E3 ubiquitin-protein ligase TRIM22-like isoform X1 — protein sequence MSTAATPTTPSQLTSDQLTVIVAAFSGLVFFVVIVVLLSIYRKEPHCCKDTHGDMDAPPQYYSSRQTLVGNPCLEQTHDNTHSQSGQLFLIGLPSSYRLPTLESPLPRLPSYESVRKKDRQRQIHMMIADRFGLNGSILTEPPPTYEESICHSIEVPFDILGSVIDAPHPQNIYPPHPGTELTTQSESLSTVSKMMQCFHFIVEPVKNITAKLKESRKREKNDKREPLEENQLFIVELARDLNRVCQRSEVLGNIWKLEDIWPTPLCRAFILEWASLLESKQKRPMQSDGWPEESEWREQDLFSENEMENAKRTIINWTKDLRAQPEQSVWPGEAVAQVLEDLQAAWRSRNMPNLLTAMELLMWVLLTQGLDKEAIPQQWLIWKQRTQKIGAARYIPHSVWDWISNAAVEISLDLDTANPDLLISNDEKKMRCGFERKDVPNYHQRFDGWWCATGVEGFNSGRHYWEVEVGERDFRLGVAKESALRKGFKSLNTDTGYLTLRLERGTELKALTVPFTALPPGLIPRKVAVYLDYDQGQLSFYDVDSRSHIYTYNESFNEKLFPLFGTTEIIKDLVIKSPGSKAYCLCPSLCLWG from the exons ATGTCCACCGCTGCAACTCCAACCACCCCCTCTCAGTTAACATCGGATCAACTCACGGTCATTGTGGCAGCAT TTTCAGGTCTGGTGTTCTTTGTGGTGATCGTGGTGCTGCTGTCCATATACCGGAAAGAACCTCACTGCTGCAAGGACACCCATGGAGACATG GATGCCCCTCCTCAGTACTACAGCAGCAGACAGACACTGGTGGGAAACCCCTGTCTGGAACAGACTCACgacaacacacactcacag TCAGGGCAGCTGTTCCTTATCGGCCTGCCCTCCAGCTACCGCCTGCCTACCCTGGAGTCGCCCCTCCCCAGGCTGCCCTCCTACGAGAGTGTCAGGAAGAAGGACCGCCAGAGACAGATACACATGATGATCGCTGACCGTTTCGGCCTCAACGGCTCCATCCTGACTGAG CCCCCTCCAACGTATGAGGAGAGCATCTGCCACTCCATTGAAGTACCCTTTGACATTCTGGGGTCTGTAATAGACGCTCCTCATCCCCAGAACATTTACCCTCCACACCCTGGCACAGAACTTACCACTCAGTCAGAG AGTCTCAGCACAGTTTCCAAGATGATGCAGTGTTTCCACTTTATAGTCGAGCCGGTCAAGAACATCACAGCCAAGCTTAAG GAATCTCGCAAGAGGGAAAAGAATGATAAGAGAGAGCCACTGGAAGAGAATCAGCTGTTTATAGTGGAGCTGGCTAGAGACCTCAATCGAGTGTGCCAG AGGTCTGAGGTGCTGGGGAACATCTGGAAACTAGAGGACATCTggcccactcctctttgcagggCCTTCATCCTGGAGTGGGCGTCTCTGCTGGAGAGCAAG CAGAAGAGGCCCATGCAGTCGGATGGCTGGCCAGAGGAGAGCGAGTGGAGGGAGCAGGACCTGTTCAGTGAGAATGAGATGGAGAACGCTAAGAGGACCATCATCAACTGGACCAAGGACCTGAGAGCCCAACCTGAGCAAAGTGTGTGGCCTGGGGAGGCTGTGGCTCAAGTTCTGGAGGACCTCCAGGCTGCATGGAGGAGTCGCAACATGCCCAACCTCCTGACAGCCATGGAACTGCTCATGTGGGTCTTACTGACACAGGGCCTGGACAAG GAAGCCATCCCTCAACAGTGGCTCATATGGAAGCAGAGGACTCAGAAGATAGGTGCTGCCCGCTACATTCCTCACTCAG TATGGGACTGGATCTCTAATGCAGCAGTGGAGATTTCCCTTGACCTGGACACGGCCAACCCTGACCTGCTGATCTCCAACGACGAGAAGAAGATGCGCTGCGGCTTCGAGAGAAAGGATGTGCCAAACTACCACCAGCGCTTCGATGGCTGGTGGTGCGCCACAGGGGTGGAGGGTTTCAACTCTGGCCGCCACTActgggaggtggaggtgggggagCGGGACTTTCGGCTGGGTGTGGCCAAGGAGTCAGCCCTGAGGAAGGGCTTCAAGTCCCTGAACACAGACACGGGCTACCTGACCCTGCGCCTGGAGAGGGGCACGGAGCTCAAGGCCCTGACTGTGCCCTTCACTGCCCTGCCGCCTGGTCTCATCCCCCGCAAGGTGGCCGTCTACCTGGACTACGACCAGGGCCAGCTGTCCTTCTACGACGTAGACAGCCGCTCCCACATCTACACCTACAATGAGAGCTTCAACGAGAAGCTGTTCCCTCTGTTCGGCACGACGGAGATCATTAAGGACCTGGTGATCAAGTCCCCTGGGAGCAAGGCCTATTGCCTCTGTCCCTCCCTGTGCCTGTGGGGCTGA
- the LOC120034582 gene encoding E3 ubiquitin-protein ligase TRIM58-like isoform X3 yields the protein MSTAATPTTPSQLTSDQLTVIVAAFSGLVFFVVIVVLLSIYRKEPHCCKDTHGDMDAPPQYYSSRQTLVGNPCLEQTHDNTHSQSGQLFLIGLPSSYRLPTLESPLPRLPSYESVRKKDRQRQIHMMIADRFGLNGSILTESLSTVSKMMQCFHFIVEPVKNITAKLKESRKREKNDKREPLEENQLFIVELARDLNRVCQRSEVLGNIWKLEDIWPTPLCRAFILEWASLLESKQKRPMQSDGWPEESEWREQDLFSENEMENAKRTIINWTKDLRAQPEQSVWPGEAVAQVLEDLQAAWRSRNMPNLLTAMELLMWVLLTQGLDKEAIPQQWLIWKQRTQKIGAARYIPHSVWDWISNAAVEISLDLDTANPDLLISNDEKKMRCGFERKDVPNYHQRFDGWWCATGVEGFNSGRHYWEVEVGERDFRLGVAKESALRKGFKSLNTDTGYLTLRLERGTELKALTVPFTALPPGLIPRKVAVYLDYDQGQLSFYDVDSRSHIYTYNESFNEKLFPLFGTTEIIKDLVIKSPGSKAYCLCPSLCLWG from the exons ATGTCCACCGCTGCAACTCCAACCACCCCCTCTCAGTTAACATCGGATCAACTCACGGTCATTGTGGCAGCAT TTTCAGGTCTGGTGTTCTTTGTGGTGATCGTGGTGCTGCTGTCCATATACCGGAAAGAACCTCACTGCTGCAAGGACACCCATGGAGACATG GATGCCCCTCCTCAGTACTACAGCAGCAGACAGACACTGGTGGGAAACCCCTGTCTGGAACAGACTCACgacaacacacactcacag TCAGGGCAGCTGTTCCTTATCGGCCTGCCCTCCAGCTACCGCCTGCCTACCCTGGAGTCGCCCCTCCCCAGGCTGCCCTCCTACGAGAGTGTCAGGAAGAAGGACCGCCAGAGACAGATACACATGATGATCGCTGACCGTTTCGGCCTCAACGGCTCCATCCTGACTGAG AGTCTCAGCACAGTTTCCAAGATGATGCAGTGTTTCCACTTTATAGTCGAGCCGGTCAAGAACATCACAGCCAAGCTTAAG GAATCTCGCAAGAGGGAAAAGAATGATAAGAGAGAGCCACTGGAAGAGAATCAGCTGTTTATAGTGGAGCTGGCTAGAGACCTCAATCGAGTGTGCCAG AGGTCTGAGGTGCTGGGGAACATCTGGAAACTAGAGGACATCTggcccactcctctttgcagggCCTTCATCCTGGAGTGGGCGTCTCTGCTGGAGAGCAAG CAGAAGAGGCCCATGCAGTCGGATGGCTGGCCAGAGGAGAGCGAGTGGAGGGAGCAGGACCTGTTCAGTGAGAATGAGATGGAGAACGCTAAGAGGACCATCATCAACTGGACCAAGGACCTGAGAGCCCAACCTGAGCAAAGTGTGTGGCCTGGGGAGGCTGTGGCTCAAGTTCTGGAGGACCTCCAGGCTGCATGGAGGAGTCGCAACATGCCCAACCTCCTGACAGCCATGGAACTGCTCATGTGGGTCTTACTGACACAGGGCCTGGACAAG GAAGCCATCCCTCAACAGTGGCTCATATGGAAGCAGAGGACTCAGAAGATAGGTGCTGCCCGCTACATTCCTCACTCAG TATGGGACTGGATCTCTAATGCAGCAGTGGAGATTTCCCTTGACCTGGACACGGCCAACCCTGACCTGCTGATCTCCAACGACGAGAAGAAGATGCGCTGCGGCTTCGAGAGAAAGGATGTGCCAAACTACCACCAGCGCTTCGATGGCTGGTGGTGCGCCACAGGGGTGGAGGGTTTCAACTCTGGCCGCCACTActgggaggtggaggtgggggagCGGGACTTTCGGCTGGGTGTGGCCAAGGAGTCAGCCCTGAGGAAGGGCTTCAAGTCCCTGAACACAGACACGGGCTACCTGACCCTGCGCCTGGAGAGGGGCACGGAGCTCAAGGCCCTGACTGTGCCCTTCACTGCCCTGCCGCCTGGTCTCATCCCCCGCAAGGTGGCCGTCTACCTGGACTACGACCAGGGCCAGCTGTCCTTCTACGACGTAGACAGCCGCTCCCACATCTACACCTACAATGAGAGCTTCAACGAGAAGCTGTTCCCTCTGTTCGGCACGACGGAGATCATTAAGGACCTGGTGATCAAGTCCCCTGGGAGCAAGGCCTATTGCCTCTGTCCCTCCCTGTGCCTGTGGGGCTGA
- the LOC120034582 gene encoding E3 ubiquitin-protein ligase TRIM58-like isoform X4, translating into MSTAATPTTPSQLTSDQLTVIVAAFSGLVFFVVIVVLLSIYRKEPHCCKDTHGDMDAPPQYYSSRQTLVGNPCLEQTHDNTHSQSGQLFLIGLPSSYRLPTLESPLPRLPSYESVRKKDRQRQIHMMIADRFGLNGSILTEESRKREKNDKREPLEENQLFIVELARDLNRVCQRSEVLGNIWKLEDIWPTPLCRAFILEWASLLESKQKRPMQSDGWPEESEWREQDLFSENEMENAKRTIINWTKDLRAQPEQSVWPGEAVAQVLEDLQAAWRSRNMPNLLTAMELLMWVLLTQGLDKEAIPQQWLIWKQRTQKIGAARYIPHSVWDWISNAAVEISLDLDTANPDLLISNDEKKMRCGFERKDVPNYHQRFDGWWCATGVEGFNSGRHYWEVEVGERDFRLGVAKESALRKGFKSLNTDTGYLTLRLERGTELKALTVPFTALPPGLIPRKVAVYLDYDQGQLSFYDVDSRSHIYTYNESFNEKLFPLFGTTEIIKDLVIKSPGSKAYCLCPSLCLWG; encoded by the exons ATGTCCACCGCTGCAACTCCAACCACCCCCTCTCAGTTAACATCGGATCAACTCACGGTCATTGTGGCAGCAT TTTCAGGTCTGGTGTTCTTTGTGGTGATCGTGGTGCTGCTGTCCATATACCGGAAAGAACCTCACTGCTGCAAGGACACCCATGGAGACATG GATGCCCCTCCTCAGTACTACAGCAGCAGACAGACACTGGTGGGAAACCCCTGTCTGGAACAGACTCACgacaacacacactcacag TCAGGGCAGCTGTTCCTTATCGGCCTGCCCTCCAGCTACCGCCTGCCTACCCTGGAGTCGCCCCTCCCCAGGCTGCCCTCCTACGAGAGTGTCAGGAAGAAGGACCGCCAGAGACAGATACACATGATGATCGCTGACCGTTTCGGCCTCAACGGCTCCATCCTGACTGAG GAATCTCGCAAGAGGGAAAAGAATGATAAGAGAGAGCCACTGGAAGAGAATCAGCTGTTTATAGTGGAGCTGGCTAGAGACCTCAATCGAGTGTGCCAG AGGTCTGAGGTGCTGGGGAACATCTGGAAACTAGAGGACATCTggcccactcctctttgcagggCCTTCATCCTGGAGTGGGCGTCTCTGCTGGAGAGCAAG CAGAAGAGGCCCATGCAGTCGGATGGCTGGCCAGAGGAGAGCGAGTGGAGGGAGCAGGACCTGTTCAGTGAGAATGAGATGGAGAACGCTAAGAGGACCATCATCAACTGGACCAAGGACCTGAGAGCCCAACCTGAGCAAAGTGTGTGGCCTGGGGAGGCTGTGGCTCAAGTTCTGGAGGACCTCCAGGCTGCATGGAGGAGTCGCAACATGCCCAACCTCCTGACAGCCATGGAACTGCTCATGTGGGTCTTACTGACACAGGGCCTGGACAAG GAAGCCATCCCTCAACAGTGGCTCATATGGAAGCAGAGGACTCAGAAGATAGGTGCTGCCCGCTACATTCCTCACTCAG TATGGGACTGGATCTCTAATGCAGCAGTGGAGATTTCCCTTGACCTGGACACGGCCAACCCTGACCTGCTGATCTCCAACGACGAGAAGAAGATGCGCTGCGGCTTCGAGAGAAAGGATGTGCCAAACTACCACCAGCGCTTCGATGGCTGGTGGTGCGCCACAGGGGTGGAGGGTTTCAACTCTGGCCGCCACTActgggaggtggaggtgggggagCGGGACTTTCGGCTGGGTGTGGCCAAGGAGTCAGCCCTGAGGAAGGGCTTCAAGTCCCTGAACACAGACACGGGCTACCTGACCCTGCGCCTGGAGAGGGGCACGGAGCTCAAGGCCCTGACTGTGCCCTTCACTGCCCTGCCGCCTGGTCTCATCCCCCGCAAGGTGGCCGTCTACCTGGACTACGACCAGGGCCAGCTGTCCTTCTACGACGTAGACAGCCGCTCCCACATCTACACCTACAATGAGAGCTTCAACGAGAAGCTGTTCCCTCTGTTCGGCACGACGGAGATCATTAAGGACCTGGTGATCAAGTCCCCTGGGAGCAAGGCCTATTGCCTCTGTCCCTCCCTGTGCCTGTGGGGCTGA
- the npm2a gene encoding nucleoplasmin-2a has translation MDLSLSPSVSDTVCVLWGCELNDTQRKAVFEIAEDLLEHQFFIRTMCLSAEASKEMHVVEVQDRVGEYSKPVPIATLHPMCQPMVSFSGFELMPPVIFNLRSGQGPLFISGQHLTLVYEEEEEEEEKEVFSSTPPLDHSGLQ, from the exons ATGGATCTCTCCCTTTCACCCTCTGTTTCTGACACTGTCTGTGTGCTCTGGG GCTGTGAACTGAATGATACCCAGAGAAAGGCAGTGTTTGAAATAGCGGAGGATTTGTTGGAGCATCAATTCTTTATCCGAACG ATGTGTCTGAGTGCAGAGGCCAGTAAGGAGATGCATGTAGTGGAGGTACAGGACAGAGTTGGGGAATACAGCAAGCCAGTGCCCATTGCCACTCTTCACCCTATGTGCCAACCTATGGTCAGTTTCAGTGGGTTTGAGCTCATGCCACCTGTCATCTTCAACCTTCGGTCTGGGCAGGGCCCCCTCTTCATTTCTGGACAGCATTTGACAT TGGtctatgaggaggaggaggaggaggaggagaaggaggtctTCTCATCAACACCCCCACTTG ATCACAGTGGTCTTCAATAA